One Chanodichthys erythropterus isolate Z2021 chromosome 10, ASM2448905v1, whole genome shotgun sequence DNA segment encodes these proteins:
- the vasna gene encoding vasorin a, whose product MQPLSPLSHLILFHLLSGSLSSRCPHDCSCNPGSSIFCVQKNLIYMPRGLPSSTKYLYVFQNNIKTLQEQDFVELSELGMLDLSQNALSEIPDGVFSPLSSLLNLDLSSNRITHISKDSFTGLVNLERLYLYSNLIHSIHPAAFEGLENLLELKLQGNKISVLPALRLPRLLHLDLSYNSIPPLGPEDLQTPHLESLKVAGLKLTSLDQELLRSLANLHVLDVSQNLLVEIQPTLKAMGGLRNLNLTGNPLGSLKQEDFQNLVNLLELDLSNVYLQGFPEGFFNLFPKLEKLTAAENPFNCLCPLAWFPAWLKDANVELLRMEETRCHFPPINSGKVLAKLEHKDFGCPTTTIELTSAGTSSTTSKPTNSTTPSGTTLAIPPAPPSEMSSADIDRFPLSQTTAFPRRIIEDSEEEDIMCPSNICLNGGTCIFNSNGVVVCLCPPSMSGLYCEIQNEALLPPPSPRVSIETIATVQPNTISSLHITSTSISLDLHRYIHTRPNIRGIRLTYRNLSGPDRRPLQLNVPPTYPEYTLRGLQPNSTYSVCASPLGEPVHVSVSACMEARTAGIPPSSHEPSVDRTEPSSSLIPIVVAVAVVMVAAIIATVVVIRRRRRSKVPVDMDLHETSPLELEGVKTSPENGLTHPKQPDITPCPSLAQNTLEYEAPLIQGQCPANNNVACTKPM is encoded by the coding sequence ATGCAGCCATTATCTCCCCTGTCTCATCTCATTTTGTTTCACTTactgagtggatctctgagcagCAGATGTCCTCACGACTGCTCTTGCAACCCCGGTAGTTCCATCTTCTGTGTCCAGAAGAACTTGATCTACATGCCTCGTGGCCTCCCCTCCTCCACAAAGTACCTCTATGTCTTTCAGAACAACATCAAAACCTTGCAAGAGCAGGACTTTGTAGAGCTTAGCGAGCTTGGAATGCTGGACTTGAGTCAAAATGCTCTCAGTGAAATCCCTGATGGGGTTTTCAGCCCACTCTCCTCTCTACTCAACCTGGATCTCTCCTCAAATCGCATTACTCACATTTCCAAAGACAGCTTCACTGGACTGGTCAACCTGGAAAGGCTGTATCTCTACAGCAACCTCATTCACAGCATTCACCCAGCTGCTTTTGAGGGACTGGAGAACCTACTGGAGCTGAAGCTTCAGGGGAATAAAATTAGTGTGTTGCCAGCTCTACGACTACCCAGACTGCTCCACTTGGATCTTAGTTATAATAGTATCCCACCCCTTGGACCTGAAGATTTACAGACACCACACCTTGAGTCTCTTAAAGTAGCTGGATTGAAACTGACCAGTCTGGATCAGGAACTGCTAAGGAGCCTGGCAAACCTACATGTTCTGGATGTTTCACAAAATCTGCTTGTAGAGATTCAACCTACACTAAAGGCAATGGGGGGCCTACGAAACCTCAATTTAACTGGGAATCCCTTGGGATCCCTAAAACAAGAAGATTTCCAAAATCTGGTTAATCTGCTAGAGCTCGACTTGAGCAACGTTTATTTGCAAGGCTTCCCCGAGGGTTTCTTCAACCTTTTCCCCAAACTTGAGAAGCTCACTGCAGCAGAAAACCCCTTCAACTGCCTCTGCCCACTGGCCTGGTTTCCAGCATGGCTAAAGGATGCCAATGTAGAGCTTTTAAGGATGGAGGAGACTCGTTGCCACTTTCCACCAATAAACTCGGGAAAGGTTTTGGCAAAGTTGGAGCATAAAGATTTTGGCTGTCCCACAACGACCATTGAGTTAACAAGCGCAGGGACAAGTAGTACTACGAGCAAGCCCACAAACTCCACCACACCATCAGGCACAACACTCGCCATTCCCCCAGCTCCACCAAGTGAGATGTCCTCAGCAGACATAGACAGATTCCCTCTTTCCCAGACCACTGCCTTTCCCAGAAGAATCATAGAAGATTCTGAAGAAGAGGACATTATGTGCCCTTCCAATATCTGTCTAAATGGTGGAACATGCATATTTAATTCAAATGGGGTGGTTGTTTGCCTGTGCCCACCTTCAATGTCAGGACTCTACTGTGAGATTCAAAATGAAGCTCTGCTTCCCCCGCCTTCACCTAGAGTTTCTATCGAGACCATTGCTACAGTCCAGCCCAACACAATCAGCTCTCTTCACATAACCAGCACGTCCATTTCATTAGACCTTCACCGTTACATCCACACAAGGCCAAATATCCGTGGAATTCGTCTGACTTACCGGAACTTGTCAGGCCCAGACCGGCGGCCACTACAGTTGAATGTGCCTCCAACTTACCCAGAGTACACGCTTAGGGGGCTACAGCCAAATAGCACCTATTCTGTATGTGCTAGCCCTCTGGGAGAGCCGGTCCATGTCTCGGTTAGTGCCTGCATGGAGGCTCGCACAGCAGGAATCCCACCCTCCTCCCACGAGCCTAGTGTTGACAGGACCGAACCTTCTTCCTCTCTCATACCCATTGTGGTAGCTGTGGCGGTGGTGATGGTTGCTGCCATCATAGCTACTGTTGTGGTCATCCGCCGCAGGAGGAGATCCAAGGTTCCAGTAGATATGGACTTACATGAGACATCTCCTCTGGAGCTGGAAGGAGTGAAAACCAGTCCAGAGAATGGGCTGACACATCCAAAACAACCCGACATCACCCCTTGCCCATCTTTAGCACAAAACACATTGGAATATGAGGCACCTTTAATACAAGGACAGTGTCCAGCCAACAACAATGTAGCTTGTACGAAACCAATGTAA